The following are encoded in a window of Anas platyrhynchos isolate ZD024472 breed Pekin duck chromosome 30, IASCAAS_PekinDuck_T2T, whole genome shotgun sequence genomic DNA:
- the LOC119714769 gene encoding uncharacterized protein isoform X1 produces MSQECPHGVFQGGSRMPACVLAWVRCLPRGGELAGLEPDLAFPCFPETEAIWDAVSEQILEALKRDKAVQVAGLGTFAVLQEQFHVKQKRLLIRKPFFQLDVDEGWLEDMYCPPEILPGPCLECCKQLGLAVALRMLLLLGDDVEVEQLNYLQLARATSFPLYVEQECVQETIILYCCLLKNKEHVPFAFRDVGVLTCEDDFLCMKFYPDCVKRLESAEDLIAMLHSRMWPAHPTALSGETTARAIQMFPRRITASKLQRVGGQPSSSPCHFFAGFHLTVRTRPEAKVWFASQQQAAGECRMRGVSLCHPGKLLQRRKLSLPTVRSWEPGTRQQDLEKKPSTSVLPPCPGSSPRTKKTDRQEAAPQAKSTSTALPTPEASRRLVQEVWNLSSQWDQTKSSWPLYQKRIKQARAEMAAWGAWSQGEDRETPQVTRQHDWIPHPPAQPRSKEVVRRWRKVQIPAPEEEWRAAAKLESLQPDHLSPRALQVLKRSEPHRSQQRVFRSAAEEKRLRQEQQQQRLPCARCWYRNGGEGAGNAEGSSGALSKGAGKLSRFPPLNGK; encoded by the exons ATGTCCCAGGAATGCCCGCATGGTGTTTTTCAGGGGGGCTCGCGTATGCCTGCATGTGTCCTCGCCTGGGTGAGGTGCTTGCCAAGAGGTGGTGAGCTGGCTGGCCTGGAGCCTGACCTGGCTTTTCCTTGCTTCCCAGAGACTGAGGCTATCTGGGATGCTGTATCCGAGCAAATTCTGGAAGCGCTGAAGCGGGATAAG GCTGTTCAGGTTGCGGGACTCGGGACCTTTGCTGTTCTCCAAGAGCAATTCCACGTCAAGCAAAAGCGGCTCTTGATTCGCAAACCCTTCTTCCAGCTGGACGTTGATGAGGGGTGGCTGGAGGACATGTACTGTCCCCCTGAGATCCTCCCTG GCCCTTGTTTGGAATGCTGCAAGCAACTTGGGCTTGCTGTGGCGCTGAGGATGTTGCTTCTCCTTGGAGATGACGTCGAGGTCGAGCAGCTGAACTACCTGCAGCTAGCGCGAGCCACCTCCTTCCCACTGTACGTGGAGCAGGAGTGTGTGCAAGAGACCATCATCTTGTACTGTTGCCTCCTGAAGAACAAGGAGCACGTCCCCTTTGCCTTCAGGGACGTCGGTGTTTTGACGTGCGAGGATGATTTCCTGTGCATGAAGTTTTATCCGGACTGTGTTAAACGTCTGGAGAGCGCTGAGGACCTCATTGCAATGCTCCACAGT AGAATGTGGCCGGCACACCCGACTGCCTTGAGTGGAGAGACCACCGCTCGTGCGATCCAGATGTTCCCAAG GAGGATTACTGCCAGCAAGCTGCAACGGGTAGGAGGCCAGCCTTCTTCAAGCCCGTGTCATTTCTTTGCCGGGTTTCATCTGACTGTGAGGACAAGGCCAGAGGCCAAAGTGTGGTTCGCCTCgcagcagcaagctgcaggaGAGTGCAGGATGAGAGGAG TTTCATTGTGCCATCCTGGCAAGCTGCTGCAGAGGCGGAAGCTTTCCCTCCCCACGGTGAGAAGCTGGGAGCCAGGCACGAGGCAGCAAGATCTGGAGAAGAAGCCTTCCACCAG TGTGCTCCCCCCGTGTCCAGGCAGCTCCCCCAGGACAAAGAAGACAGACAGGCAggaagcagctcctcaagcCAAGTCCACCAGCACTGCGCTCCCTACTCCCGAAGCCTCTCGGAGATTGGTGCAG gagGTCTGGAACCTGTCCTCGCAGTGGGACCAAACAAAGAGCTCATGGCCCTTGTACCAAAAGCGAATAAAGCAAGCCCGGGCAGAAATGGCTGCTTGGGGAGCCTGGTCTCAGGGGGAGGACCGAGAGACACCTCAG GTCACCAGGCAACATGATTGGATTCCccatcccccagcccagcccaggagcAAGGAGGTCgtgaggaggtggaggaaggttCAGATCCCTGCCCCAGAAGAGGAGTGGAGAGCGGCAGCCAAGCTGGAGAGCCTCCAGCCTGA CCACCTTTCCCCACGAGCACTGCAAGTTTTGAAAAGGTCGGAGCCGCATCGCAGTCAACAAAGGGTGTTCAGAAGTGCTGCGGAGGAAAAGCGGCTGCggcaagagcagcagcagcagcggctccCCTG CGCTAGATGCTGGTACCGCAAcggaggggaaggtgctgggaatgctgaaggcagcagcgGAGCTCTGAGCAAAGGGGCTGGGAAGCTCTCCCGCTTTCCACCcctgaatggaaaataa
- the LOC119714769 gene encoding uncharacterized protein isoform X2, which yields MPACVLAWVRCLPRGGELAGLEPDLAFPCFPETEAIWDAVSEQILEALKRDKAVQVAGLGTFAVLQEQFHVKQKRLLIRKPFFQLDVDEGWLEDMYCPPEILPGPCLECCKQLGLAVALRMLLLLGDDVEVEQLNYLQLARATSFPLYVEQECVQETIILYCCLLKNKEHVPFAFRDVGVLTCEDDFLCMKFYPDCVKRLESAEDLIAMLHSRMWPAHPTALSGETTARAIQMFPRRITASKLQRVGGQPSSSPCHFFAGFHLTVRTRPEAKVWFASQQQAAGECRMRGVSLCHPGKLLQRRKLSLPTVRSWEPGTRQQDLEKKPSTSVLPPCPGSSPRTKKTDRQEAAPQAKSTSTALPTPEASRRLVQEVWNLSSQWDQTKSSWPLYQKRIKQARAEMAAWGAWSQGEDRETPQVTRQHDWIPHPPAQPRSKEVVRRWRKVQIPAPEEEWRAAAKLESLQPDHLSPRALQVLKRSEPHRSQQRVFRSAAEEKRLRQEQQQQRLPCARCWYRNGGEGAGNAEGSSGALSKGAGKLSRFPPLNGK from the exons ATGCCTGCATGTGTCCTCGCCTGGGTGAGGTGCTTGCCAAGAGGTGGTGAGCTGGCTGGCCTGGAGCCTGACCTGGCTTTTCCTTGCTTCCCAGAGACTGAGGCTATCTGGGATGCTGTATCCGAGCAAATTCTGGAAGCGCTGAAGCGGGATAAG GCTGTTCAGGTTGCGGGACTCGGGACCTTTGCTGTTCTCCAAGAGCAATTCCACGTCAAGCAAAAGCGGCTCTTGATTCGCAAACCCTTCTTCCAGCTGGACGTTGATGAGGGGTGGCTGGAGGACATGTACTGTCCCCCTGAGATCCTCCCTG GCCCTTGTTTGGAATGCTGCAAGCAACTTGGGCTTGCTGTGGCGCTGAGGATGTTGCTTCTCCTTGGAGATGACGTCGAGGTCGAGCAGCTGAACTACCTGCAGCTAGCGCGAGCCACCTCCTTCCCACTGTACGTGGAGCAGGAGTGTGTGCAAGAGACCATCATCTTGTACTGTTGCCTCCTGAAGAACAAGGAGCACGTCCCCTTTGCCTTCAGGGACGTCGGTGTTTTGACGTGCGAGGATGATTTCCTGTGCATGAAGTTTTATCCGGACTGTGTTAAACGTCTGGAGAGCGCTGAGGACCTCATTGCAATGCTCCACAGT AGAATGTGGCCGGCACACCCGACTGCCTTGAGTGGAGAGACCACCGCTCGTGCGATCCAGATGTTCCCAAG GAGGATTACTGCCAGCAAGCTGCAACGGGTAGGAGGCCAGCCTTCTTCAAGCCCGTGTCATTTCTTTGCCGGGTTTCATCTGACTGTGAGGACAAGGCCAGAGGCCAAAGTGTGGTTCGCCTCgcagcagcaagctgcaggaGAGTGCAGGATGAGAGGAG TTTCATTGTGCCATCCTGGCAAGCTGCTGCAGAGGCGGAAGCTTTCCCTCCCCACGGTGAGAAGCTGGGAGCCAGGCACGAGGCAGCAAGATCTGGAGAAGAAGCCTTCCACCAG TGTGCTCCCCCCGTGTCCAGGCAGCTCCCCCAGGACAAAGAAGACAGACAGGCAggaagcagctcctcaagcCAAGTCCACCAGCACTGCGCTCCCTACTCCCGAAGCCTCTCGGAGATTGGTGCAG gagGTCTGGAACCTGTCCTCGCAGTGGGACCAAACAAAGAGCTCATGGCCCTTGTACCAAAAGCGAATAAAGCAAGCCCGGGCAGAAATGGCTGCTTGGGGAGCCTGGTCTCAGGGGGAGGACCGAGAGACACCTCAG GTCACCAGGCAACATGATTGGATTCCccatcccccagcccagcccaggagcAAGGAGGTCgtgaggaggtggaggaaggttCAGATCCCTGCCCCAGAAGAGGAGTGGAGAGCGGCAGCCAAGCTGGAGAGCCTCCAGCCTGA CCACCTTTCCCCACGAGCACTGCAAGTTTTGAAAAGGTCGGAGCCGCATCGCAGTCAACAAAGGGTGTTCAGAAGTGCTGCGGAGGAAAAGCGGCTGCggcaagagcagcagcagcagcggctccCCTG CGCTAGATGCTGGTACCGCAAcggaggggaaggtgctgggaatgctgaaggcagcagcgGAGCTCTGAGCAAAGGGGCTGGGAAGCTCTCCCGCTTTCCACCcctgaatggaaaataa